The segment ACTGGAAGGCTCCTTCCAATCCTTCCAAATCCATGGCAGCGGTTGCCTTCTTCTGTTTCCATCTTCCATATACATGGGCGTGGTTAAATTACTCTACCATATTTCCATTTCCGGAACCTAAACCTAACTAATACTTAGTTGTTTCCATTTGCTCATCCGgtgagggcactcacaatgcaagactctattatagagtccaagacaattcattatatattatttatagtattttcctgatgtggcagcatatttattgaagaaagaggtagaaaaaataagactccaagtcttatttagactctaagtccatattgttcgaggtaataaataattttagactctatgatagagtctgcattgtaagTGCCCTGATAGATCCTCATCTTCTTCTGGCTCAACTCCCTTTTTCATATCCAATGCAGGTTAGGTATGCTTTAGCTTGAAATCATTAAAGATATGGTCGACCTCGTTTACATCCATGGTACCATTGTATGTACCTTCTACTATCATCCAGATGAGATAGGGATTCAAAAGGTCAGAGCCAGTCTCCTCGTTCTTTTAGGTCGTTTAATAGTTCCCCAATCGGCTTTCTCGCCGAGAAAGCCTTCCTTCATTAGATTAAAAAACCACACTGAtagatcattattcattattaggTCATGTTTGCATGCATGTATATTCACTTCGCTCCACATGTCTTGGAGTGAGTTAGAATGTAATTTAATTCTACTCTAATTCACTTCATCACATGTGGATCGAGATGAATATCAATGCTTGACTGTATAGTAGCCTTCCTATGACTATCTTCCATGTCGCAGGGGCAAAGGCAGGCACGTTTGGTGCAGAGATTGATGACATGGTCCAAAACGGGCTAGCCCAATGGGCGGCACCAAACATAGTCGTATTAGACACGCCTTGGTATCATTGTTAACAAGATCAGCCCAACCATAGTGTTGTGTTGGGCCGCTTATTTAGCCTACATTGTATGCATGTGAATAAAACATTGGAAAACTTGGACCAAAACTGCGACGGTGATGTCTTTGCTCTTTCTACTTATAGAAATTGCTCAGCGGCTTCCACCGTGTAAGGAAAATGGACTATCGACCCATTTAGTTTGGAGTTTGGTATTTGATGATCAATAAGACCAAGTTGAAAATGTATTTGCAAGTGTTTATTTTTTGAGTAAAATACACTGACAACCCTTTAACTTGTCGccatgtgccactttggtccatgaacttgcaaacgcgaaaaagtgcCTCCTGAACTTGTCGATCCGTGCCACATTGAtccatgaacatgcaaatacgaGAATAACACCGGCTGCATGGCACTGTTCTGCCACATGGCCGCCTCTGGTAGGCCATGCATATCACCGTTTATGGTGATGATGTCAGCACTTCTTTTTAAATTTACgaaattgatatatttttatttgtagcGCCAAATATATCAATTTTAATCGCCTCGTCGAGCTCTTTCTAATGGTGTACTCTGTTTTGTTGTTTGAGATAGTTTTATTTAAACATTTTGTACATGTTGATATCGTCATAAAACATCTATAAatcaattttcataattttttaatatttattttggcctacaaaaaatcataaaagttgcattattaattaaaagagataattttaaaacaagcaaaaattattcgttttctaggtttcatatttttccaGCAGAGTACATCATGAAGAGGCTACACAAAACATTGTATTTTACACTTATTTTTTAGTCCAATAGGTTACCAACATGACTTGGACAGAACAACATGGTGATCCACCTCAAGTAAGGCATTTAGAAGCATGTTTGAAGACTCAATAGATCAAGCAAAGTTCAAGCCACAACGTCAGAACCAATCCGGACGCAAAAGAttgcaagaaagaaaaaaaggtaGGCGTCGGATTGATACAGTAAAGGGCGTCGGACCAGATGTGACCACTATATTCACACTATGGAGGAAACACAACAGGAGCATCGGACCATGCCTAGGCGTCAGACTGCTATAGTACCATTGGACCGCTACAGTACCTAGCTAGGCGTTGTACCGCTACAGTGTGTAGTCCGATGGTGGTTTGGTTTGGGTTCTCCTGAGAGGTGTGCCAGGCGTCGAACGTAGTCCGTGGATGGGGTGTCAGACTAGTCCGACAGTGATCCCGCATGTCAGCCTTAGGCGCACAACAACGGTTGGCAGCAATGGCTACTGACACAGTGACCGTTGCAAGGCGTCAGACTGCTACAATATTAGTCTAATGTTACAGTGCAACTCGTCTGACAGTATGTAGAATTGTCCATCCAAGCTACCAATGACTCTATTTGCAATGGGGGCTATAAATATGAGTTCCAACCAGCCAAATAAGGTGCAGAGGAGTAAGGAAATATACAAAGGGTGTTGATACACTATTTTCAGTGCTATCCACATGCATAGTGCTTAGAAAAAAAATCGGTGATTAGTGTATGTGTTTTTGCGAAGAGCTTAGGTTAGTTAGATCACACTCGTATGCGCTTGCTCTAGGTTTAGGTATAGGTTGAGTGaggtttgcactcctcttaccTTTGTTGATTGTGTGCACCATTGTTGTACATCTCAGAGGATTGTAAGTCTTGCGGGACAATACCAATTGTGTTTCTGGTGTGCCTGCCACCGTGTACGGAACAAGGTATGTGGCGTTTTGGCCAGAAGCTTGATAGCGAAGACAACGGAGAGCATCTAGGAGAGGCTTAGCAGAAGGCACGTCAAAGACCCACTTGCGCGTGGGAAAGGTCCTAGGCTATCCACAAAGTTACCCGATCAGGATTTTGGCTCTTGCGAGGGTTACAAAGACAGGGAGAAACATGAGCTTCTTAATACCTCGGTAAAAACACTAGAGTCACTGATAGGAGTTTGCATCTCTATTGTTCTTTTATCTTCCGCATTATATTATGTAGGTTAGTTATGTGCTTACTTTCCTAACTTAGTTTGATAGGCTAGTTGATAGAATTGGAACCTAGGGTGCATAACTCTTTTGCGATAGAGATAGCAGCACACCTAGCAAAAtcatagggcctgtttggtacagctcacaacagcttcatgagctgttgtgagctgttttttttttgccaaacacttatttccaaaacagcttcatgggtgaagctgtttttcccctcctctcacaaaaacataagttgtatgaagctgaaaaatagtagcttattgtagcttctccctcatttctctctctcaactatgcatgaagtagttggtgaagctattttgccaaacactttttccaaaacagcttagcttcatctagaaagtcactcatgaagctattttctaaaaaaacagcttcactagtgaagttgagctgtgccaaacaagcccatAGTTGCACAATTAGATAGTTTATTTATTTGCATAGATTTTGTTAAAGTACAAATTAGACTCCGTAGTTGCCTAATTCACTTTCTCTCTTAGGTGTCACGGTCCTTACACATCACTTTATGTTCCGTTCCGGAAAAGTTTACAGTCTTGGTATTCTTTACTGCGGTCAGGCTGGTATTTCATTCCCTCCAATCAGAATTGTAGTTGGTGTCCAGTTAGCTCAGCCGCCTGTTCTTTGCTGCTATGTGTTGTTTGCCAAGGAGTCGTGTTACGTGTGCGTGGAATACTTCGGATTTGGCCAAGGAGTCGTGTCACGTGCGCGTGGAATACCTCGGAGACGTAACCTGTCAGTATTCATGGGCACATGCTAACTGCAGCATATCTTTTGTTTCGCCCGACTTGGTGCTCAGATTGCGTTGATCACCAATTCTCACCAGCGTTGGTGTTGATTGGTGAAAGGGAGGCAGATGGAGTCAGTCGCCGTGGTGACCGTTCCCTTCCCGGCGCAGGGCCACCTGAACCAGCTCCTGCACCTGTCGCTGCAGCTCGCGTCGCGGGGCCTGCCCGTGCACTACGCGGCGCCCGCGGCGCAGGTCCGCCAGGCCCGCGCGCGCGTGCACGGCTGGGACGAGGACGCGCTCCGCTCCGTCGAGTTCCACGAGCTCGGCATCTCCGAGTACGTCTCCCCGCCGCCCGACCCCACCGCGCCCTCGCCCTTCCCCACGCACCTCATGCCCCTGTTCGAGGCCTACACCGCCGGCGCGCGCGCCCCGCTCGCGGCGCTCCTCGCCAGGCTCTCCGCCTCGCACCGCCGCGTGGTCGTGGTGCACGACCGCGTCAACGTGTACGCCGGCGAGGAGGCCGCGCGGCTGCCCAACGGCGAGGCGTTCGGGCTCCACTGCCTGGCGGCGTCGACGCTCGCCGTGACGACGGGCGCCGGGCTCCGTCTCCTGCGTGAGCGCGGCCTGGCGTTCCTCGACTTCGCGCACTCCACGTCGAGGGAGTTCGCGGAGTACGTCGCCAAACGCGCGATGCCGACCAAGGAGATCTCGCCTGGCGCGGGCATCCTCGTGAACTCATGTCGCACGCTCGAGGGCGAGTTCGTGGACGTCGTTGCAGGCGACCTTGCCGCCGACGGCAAGAAGTACTTCGCCATCGGGCCCTTAAACCCACTGCTCCTCCACCTCCGCGCGGACTCCCAGAAGCCGCGTCACGAGTGCCTGGACTGGCTGGACAAGCAGCCACCGGATTCGGTTCTCTACGTGTCGTTCGGCACGACATCGTCGCTGCAGACGGAGCAGATCGCAGAGCTTGCAGCAGCGCTGCGCGACAGCGACCAGCGGTTCGTCTGGGTGGTGCGCGACGCAGACCGCGGCAACGAATCGGCGGACGACGACGAGAGCCAGAACAACAGACACGCGGAGCTGCTGTCCAAGTTCACCAACCAGACCCGAGGGAGGGGCAGGGTGATCACCGGGTGGGCGCCGCAGCTGGAGATACTGGCGCACGGCGCCACGGCGGCCTTCATGAGCCACTGCGGCTGGAACTCGACTATGGAGAGCCTGAGCAACGGGAAGCCTATCCTTGCGTGGCCCATGCACTCCGACCAGCCGTGGGATGCGGAGCTGGTGTGCAAGTATCTCAACGCCGGCATCCTTGTGCGCCCCTGGGAGAAGCACGGTGAGGTGATTCCGGCGGAGGCCATCAGACAAGTAATCGAGGTTGCCATGCTTTCTGACCAAGGAGTGGCAGTGCGGCAGCGAGCCAAGGTGCTCGGAGAGGCCGTCCGTGCCTGCCTGACTGACGGCGGCTCATCGCGCAAAGACCTTGATGATTTCATTGCTCATATCACAAAGTAACCGTCTAGTCGAAGTTAAAATTTTATCGAATACTTTGAAATTTGTTCTTAGTTGCCGGATGGGCAACAATCTCAAGCCTCTAAGAGCAGAGCCTAGAGCTAGGCGAATAAGAGCTTTTTACCTGTATGCCATTATAAAAGTTCAAAATAATTTGTGCATCATCGAAGTTTTAAAAAGCTCCCTACTACAGTTGTATAAAATTTTCTTTCTCCATGTGCCACTTCGGTTAATTTCGCTTGTAACAGCAGGTAACGGCCAGCGGAAAAGACGATTTTGCCCTTGATAATAAAATGCATCAAATTTTTTGTTCTTTCCTTAGGTTCACTATATTCGATTCAAAAAATCACCCTTTTCTCTGACTATTATGATTCAAAATTTTGTCATAATGGTACAGAGAAAAGGGTGATTTTTTTTAATCATAGGAATATAGTGGCACACTGGCACCTAAGGAAAGAATGAAAAATTTGATGCATTTTACAACTGAGGGCAAAATTGTCTTTTTAGTTGGCCATTACATGCTGTTACAAGCAAAATTGATTGAAGTGGCACCAGGGAACGAAAATTGTATACAAGGATACTGAGGAGCTTTTTCAAACTTTAATAGTATACAAGTCATTTTAAACTTTAATAATGGCGCACAGGTAAAAAGCTCGACCAATAAACGTGTAATGGGTTTAGAATGGGTAAACATATACATAGTTGTTAGCACTGATCGGGTAAGGAGAGGATATCAATTGTATGGACACCAATTTTTTTCCCCAAGCTACGCATAACTAACTCGTCTCCAAACCAGCAAAACTCAACTCGCTAAGGAAAAACTCTAGACAAGAAAAACTCTATCTAGAAAAAGAACCACAACCACAACTTGCCAAGGGCCTTAACACTGAGCACACTTACAATATCACACGGTCCTGTCGCTGCAACAGCCCCATCCGTCTCTCTTTTACTATACTAGTAGCCATGACACATGCCAAACGTGTTTAAAAAAAGGATTTTATATGTATATCATTATAAAAGTTAATATTTGTCTATAAGTCATTAAAAAAGTTACGCTTTTAGAGGTGCCACTGTCCCGAACTCTTTTGCTCTCTACGGACTCTAACGGTGTTAAACTGCAGGTATAAAAAGTTAAAAATATCCTCATGTTTAAGTATCCAATTAATTTTTTAAGCATTTTAATGATCtcaaatgtgaaaaaaactcaaaactagaaCTTTTTAAAAAATCCACAGATTATCTAGAGCTAGACCTTTGCCAAAAAGAGGCTAAAGCTGGTTAATTCTCTAGCTCCTGGAAGCTGGAATCCGTTCAGTGTTGGTAATATACTAAGCTGTCAAGAATTTCCTTTTCATATATAATCGCTTTCTTTTCATATCCGGCGGACTCTGCTTGCCCGCTTCTTCAGATCTCCACAGTGATGAAATGGTGATTGATCATCTCCTCGTCCGCATCGAATGTTTTCAAAAACTCCATCTCGTCCAAGCTGCTCATCGACGATTCGCCACGGCAACCTGGACGTAGAGCCAACGCATTAGACGATAGACGTAGCCGGCGCATCAGGGATTCAGGGTTGCATTGCATGGGATGCGCGGGTGGCTAGCTAGCAGAGACAACCTACCGTGGCCGTGATGCGGTTGCGGTGACTCCTCGTCGTGCGCGACGGCGCACGCGGCTGCGGCGAGCGAACTGTCCCGGCTTGGCGAGGCCGAGCACGGGCACGGCGACTCCTTGAATCGCTTCGCCATCGTCTGCATCCCAAGGGGCCATCCGGCGGCCCGGCGAGGACGCGTCGGCGAGGACCGTGGGTCACTGCTGCACTCGTCCCAGTGCACGGCGGCGGTCGCGGTGATCTCCTCCTGTCTGTCGTGGAGCCACTCGTCAAGGCTAGGAgagggtggcggcggcggcggggacggCGACCGCGAGCGCGAGCGCGAATTGCCCCGCCGGAGCGTGTCCTTGCAGTACGAGATGGCGCGGGCCACGGACTCGGCCCTCTCGCGGGCCGTGTCATCAACGGCGGCGGCCATTGGTGACGGCGATCCCTTACCGTCGTCGCTCCTGGCCTTCCTCAGTCTTCTCGAAATCTTGCGCAGGTACCTCCCGACCACATCTCCCTTGATCTTGGGCGCCATGGTCGCCGCAGCCTGCGGCTGCTGCTTCACGGGCGCTCGCGCGCGGGAGCCCCGCAGCAGCCTCCTCCCGGCGGCCGCGGCGCCGCTGCCGCCAGCGCCGAAGCACAGCGGTGTCGTGGAGGGGCTGTCCTGCCGGGACCGGGACTTAAAGAACCCGCGGTGGCCGTCGCTTGACGATGTCGAGGACGGGGACGAGAGGGAGGAGCCCGATCCGGCCGCACTGACGCTGGACGACGGAGACCACGACGCGCGGTCGTCGAGCTCAGAGGAGTCGGCCGTGGCCATCTCCACTGCAAAGCACTTGGCGCCGGGGAACAGCCACGCCGCGAAGAACTGGATCAGCTGCATGGCGGCCGGGCGGCGAATGCTACCGATCGAGCACGACGGACTTTTGGGTTCTAGGCTTTTAGCGGCGGCGCGGCATCTCTTATATATACATGCAGCGATCGATCACGGCGGCGTCCCCTCCGAGATGCCTCCTTGCCTACCTAAAAAACAAGCATCCGGTGATCTGCAACTGGAAGGCTCCTTCGAGTCCTTCCAAATCCATGGCAGCAGTTGCCTTCTTCTGTTACTATCTTCCATATCAGCGTGGTTAAATTACTCGCTCACTGTTGGATCATTATTAGGGTCCACGGGAAGTTAAAAAGAAATTGGCCAATGCATGGCTGTATAGTGGCCTTCCTGTGACTATCTTCCATGCATATCGCAGGGGCAGGCGCAGTCGGTGCAGAGTTTGATGATGCCATGATTctaattccccgtcacatcaaatctttagacgcatgcatgaagtattaaatgtagacggaaataaaaactaattgcacagtttggtcggaattgacgagacgaatcttttgagtctagttagtaaatgat is part of the Sorghum bicolor cultivar BTx623 chromosome 10, Sorghum_bicolor_NCBIv3, whole genome shotgun sequence genome and harbors:
- the LOC8063778 gene encoding putative cis-zeatin O-glucosyltransferase; the protein is MESVAVVTVPFPAQGHLNQLLHLSLQLASRGLPVHYAAPAAQVRQARARVHGWDEDALRSVEFHELGISEYVSPPPDPTAPSPFPTHLMPLFEAYTAGARAPLAALLARLSASHRRVVVVHDRVNVYAGEEAARLPNGEAFGLHCLAASTLAVTTGAGLRLLRERGLAFLDFAHSTSREFAEYVAKRAMPTKEISPGAGILVNSCRTLEGEFVDVVAGDLAADGKKYFAIGPLNPLLLHLRADSQKPRHECLDWLDKQPPDSVLYVSFGTTSSLQTEQIAELAAALRDSDQRFVWVVRDADRGNESADDDESQNNRHAELLSKFTNQTRGRGRVITGWAPQLEILAHGATAAFMSHCGWNSTMESLSNGKPILAWPMHSDQPWDAELVCKYLNAGILVRPWEKHGEVIPAEAIRQVIEVAMLSDQGVAVRQRAKVLGEAVRACLTDGGSSRKDLDDFIAHITK